The genome window CTTTGAAGCATTAAGCTGGGTAAAGATTGTTCCATCATTAGCTGGTTGTGAGACGAGCGTGTCTTATCCAGTAGGTACATCACATCGCTCTTTACCAGAAACATTAAGAGACCAATTAGGCATAACAGAAGGACTTGTTCGAATATCAGTAGGTCTTGAAGATATTGAGGATATCATTAATGAATTCGATCAAGCATTACAGAAAGCCCTGTTATAAACAGGGCTAAATTCTTTTTAATAAGTTGCAATTTTCATTTCTGTTTGTTATGATAATTGTGTAGGAATTAAATTACCATTTATTATCTAATCATCGCGGGGTGGAGCAGTCTGGTAGCTCGTCGGGCTCATAACCCGAAGGTCGTAGGTTCAAATCCTGCCCCCGCAACCAATAATGTATAATTGCAGGTAAACGAAACAAGTGGTTTCGTTTTTTTTATGCTTTTTTTTATAGATGATGAGAACGCATTTCCATTTAAGTTTTATTTCTTCTATAATGGATTCAGTAGAAACACTTATGAGTTAAGGTTTTAAAGACATTTCTTTCTATTAATAGGGGTTTTTAATTCTTTCTTAATTTAAATGTGAGTTCAAAAGGGAGAGACATGTTGACGAAAGATATGGTTATTTTCACTGATCTTTTTGAACAACTTCTAATAGGTACTTAAACAGAAACTAATAATAAGTATAGGTGATAGATGTGAACACATACGAATTTGTTACGCACACCTTTGAGGAGACTATGTTATTTGCTGAAACGTTAGCTACAAAGCTTTCAGCTGGTGATGTGTTGACATTAGAAGGTGACTTAGGTGCAGGTAAAACGACATTTACAAAAGGTTTGGCAAAAGGATTAGGTGTAAAGCGTACTGTTAACAGTCCAACATTTACAATTATAAAAGAGTACAAAGGCAGCAGACTACCGTTATATCATATGGATGTTTATCGACTTGAAGAGAGTGA of Bacillus solimangrovi contains these proteins:
- the tsaE gene encoding tRNA (adenosine(37)-N6)-threonylcarbamoyltransferase complex ATPase subunit type 1 TsaE; the protein is MIDVNTYEFVTHTFEETMLFAETLATKLSAGDVLTLEGDLGAGKTTFTKGLAKGLGVKRTVNSPTFTIIKEYKGSRLPLYHMDVYRLEESEEDLGFDEYFFGDGVTVVEWAKFIKDQLPKEYIEITIQHNGDSTRKITLQPNNERYVSICEELMEQ